A stretch of the bacterium genome encodes the following:
- a CDS encoding PorV/PorQ family protein has translation MRAITTLGALLFVALPLFAQGVLNQEYSGLDKYPVQGRPKASSFVGVRAAEFLEIPVGARGIGLGSAYSAVCDDISSMWWNPAGLGFLQKREVMLTVVDYTMDLTYSYAAAAVPVMDGNLVVGGFFGYLDIPEIEYTTVSSPLGTGETFNAYDFQMGGSFAYNFSDRFAAGLNLKYIHQDVLSNIAGNAFAIDAGAIYHTEFMDREIKFAFAVQNLGTNITMRGANLLQEVGPETRTGDYPTGYTDFSSYQEAISRRGNRYLYQQTHTYRLPTVVKIALAYNLITSEKLNWLATGEIWRNSNTPISYATGSELSYNFTPFTNGALRMGWLVQTDEFTDGTDQYGYSYWGDDPTLRGLSLGGGVSRDFGGRKVTFNYAYRNKGRLMSDHFFTIAFGF, from the coding sequence ATGCGAGCCATAACTACTCTCGGCGCGCTCCTGTTCGTCGCGCTCCCGCTGTTCGCACAAGGGGTGCTGAACCAGGAATACTCCGGTCTGGATAAGTATCCCGTACAGGGACGACCCAAGGCCAGCTCGTTTGTGGGAGTGCGGGCGGCGGAGTTTCTGGAAATCCCGGTCGGCGCGCGCGGAATCGGTCTGGGCAGCGCCTATTCCGCCGTTTGCGATGATATCTCTTCCATGTGGTGGAACCCGGCCGGCCTGGGTTTCCTGCAGAAAAGGGAAGTCATGCTGACCGTTGTCGATTATACGATGGACCTGACCTACAGCTATGCCGCCGCCGCGGTCCCGGTCATGGACGGCAACCTGGTGGTGGGGGGATTCTTCGGATATCTGGACATTCCGGAGATCGAGTACACCACGGTCAGTTCTCCCCTGGGCACCGGGGAGACTTTCAACGCCTATGACTTCCAGATGGGTGGCTCTTTCGCCTACAATTTCTCCGACCGCTTCGCGGCCGGGTTGAACCTGAAGTACATCCACCAGGATGTGCTCAGCAATATCGCGGGCAACGCCTTCGCCATCGACGCCGGTGCGATCTACCACACCGAGTTCATGGACCGCGAGATCAAGTTCGCTTTCGCCGTGCAGAACCTGGGAACCAATATCACCATGCGCGGGGCGAACCTGCTGCAAGAAGTGGGACCGGAGACCCGCACCGGGGACTACCCGACGGGCTATACCGATTTCTCCTCCTATCAGGAAGCGATCAGCCGCCGTGGCAACCGTTACCTGTACCAGCAGACCCACACTTACCGTCTGCCCACAGTGGTGAAGATCGCCCTGGCTTACAACCTGATCACCTCCGAGAAGCTCAACTGGCTCGCCACCGGCGAAATCTGGCGCAACAGCAATACCCCGATCAGTTACGCCACCGGCTCGGAGCTGAGCTACAATTTCACCCCTTTCACCAACGGTGCGCTGCGGATGGGCTGGCTGGTTCAAACCGACGAGTTCACTGACGGCACCGACCAGTACGGCTACAGTTACTGGGGGGATGACCCGACGCTGCGCGGCCTGAGCCTGGGCGGCGGCGTCTCGCGCGATTTCGGCGGCCGCAAGGTTACGTTCAACTACGCCTACCGGAACAAGGGTCGCCTGATGTCGGACCATTTCTTCACCATCGCTTTCGGGTTCTGA